A genomic window from Lotus japonicus ecotype B-129 chromosome 1, LjGifu_v1.2 includes:
- the LOC130720252 gene encoding F-box/kelch-repeat protein At3g23880-like has product MNNPHVVPILPSELVEEIISRLPVKTLMQLISVSKSWKSLIIDDPKFAKLHLKNSPKKTHFIINFEDEIDYIDVDTCFISCSVQRFLKEPSSTVDEGKCYRLKGTNSVVGSCNGLVCLGNFYDVALIKEFWVQLWNPVMRLSSKKSPTLKINSQTEEFGPCDKMNYGFGYDDSHDAYKVVVVFWNCTEQKMETMVHCMGDSCWRKKSSDPNFPLLLKQVNGQFVGGCLNWLALDKVNDLNYQWNNVTLKNLVIVSFDMRDEIYKFISLPEGVRDVPHVEPDLGILGNHMCLFHHSKRAEIVVWQMREYGVQKSWTQLVRIGYQDPQCDDSVLRPLSMCLSEDGDFLLLTYAAGVVIFMCKLRDNSVEYTELPDKDWLSISSYVPSLIAP; this is encoded by the exons ATGAATAATCCCCATGTTGTTCCCATTCTCCCTTCGGAACTCGTGGAGGAAATCATTTCACGGCTTCCCGTGAAAACCCTAATGCAACTCATATCCGTTTCCAAGTCATGGAAATCACTCATCATCGATGATCCAAAATTCGCGAAATTGCACCTCAAGAATTCGCCCAAAAAGACGCACTTCATCATCAATTTTGAAGATGAGATCGATTACATTGACGTGGATACTTGTTTCATTTCGTGCTCCGTGCAGCGTTTTCTAAAGGAGCCTTCATCCACAGTCGACGAAGGCAAGTGCTACCGTTTGAAGGGAACAAATTCAGTTGTTGGCTCCTGCAACGGCTTGGTTTGTTTGGGAAACTTTTATGATGTTGCCCTAATTAAAGAATTTTGGGTCCAGCTCTGGAACCCTGTTATGCGCTTGAGTTCTAAGAAGTCACCAACCTTGAAAATCAACTCGCAGACTGAAGAGTTTGGGCCATGTGATAAGATGAATTATGGGTTCGGCTATGATGATTCGCATGATGCGTACAAG gtggtggtggtgttttgGAATTGCACTGAGCAGAAAATGGAGACAATGGTTCATTGCATGGGTGATAGTTGTTGGAGAAAAAAATCCAGCGATCCTAACTTCCCACTTCTGCTGAAACAAGTCAATGGTCAGTTTGTGGGTGGTTGCCTTAACTGGTTAGCACTTGACAAGGTGAATGATCTCAACTATCAATGGAACAATGTTACTCTCAAGAACTTGGTGATTGTTTCTTTTGACATGCGTGATGagatatataaatttatatcaCTGCCCGAGGGTGTTAGAGATGTGCCTCATGTCGAGCCAGATCTTGGGATTTTAGGGAATCACATGTGTCTTTTCCATCACAGTAAAAGAGCTGAAATTGTTGTGTGGCAAATGAGAGAGTATGGAGTTCAAAAGTCTTGGACTCAATTAGTGAGAATCGGTTATCAGGATCCACAATGTGATGATTCTGTGCTTCGTCCGTTGTCGATGTGCTTGTCTGAAGATGGTGACTTTCTGTTGCTCACCTACGCTGCAGGGGTGGTAATATTCATGTGTAAATTAAGAGATAATAGTGTGGAGTATACTGAACTTCCTGACAAAGATTGGTTGAGTATCAGTAGTTATGTACCAAGTCTAATTGCGCCTTAA
- the LOC130729483 gene encoding uncharacterized protein LOC130729483: MDPNNHHYNTQNSSSYPISNQNPNNYEDPNQFSYPRPQNPTNYQVPHQFSNQRPQNPNYFQVPHQFSNQHPQNPNYYPDPNQYSNQSSFVPNSHPSYGSVRYPSQTPQSSGYMPMVRENFPSVDGPEFSTQVNLGDGSADNEVNEVTPKSKKTHAPAWNTAQNLVLISGWINCGTSSVVGKNQKGETFWRDIAEYCNEHCSFDPPRDGIACRNRWNYMNKILGKWIGAYDAAKRQQGSGWSDNDVLAKAQELFACGKNVQFTLMEEWIALLILEAVASHDLWIWHGKAPTVSFIVNQRPYNMAYYLADGIYHSYPTFVKSIRLPQSEPDKLFAQVQERCRKDIERAFGVLQARFKIIREPARLWDIADLGIIMRSCIILHNMIVEDERDTFAQRWTDFEQSGEGGSSTLQPYSTEVLPAFANHVRARSELRDSNVHHELQADLVKHIWTKFANAS; encoded by the exons atggatcccaacaatcatcattacaacacccagaattcttcaagctacccaatttccaaccaaaatcccaacaactatgaagatccaaatcaattttcttacccacgtcctcaaaatcccaccaattatcaggtcccacatcaattctccaaccaacgtcctcaaaatccaaactattttcaagtcccacatcaattctccaaccaacatcctcaaaatccaaactattatccagatccaaatcaatattcGAACCAGTCATCATTTGTTCCAAActctcatccatcttatggatctgtgagatatccatctcaaacaccccagtctagtggttatatgccaaTGGTTCGTGAAAATTTTCCTAGTGTTGATGGaccggaattttcaacacaagtcaatcttggtgacgggtcagctgataatgaagtcaatgaagtcactcctaagagcaaaaaaACGCATGCacccgcatggaacactgcacaaaatttggtgctaattagtgggtggattaactgtggaacaagcagtgttgtggggaaaaaccagaaaggagaaacattttggagagatattgctgagtattgtaatgagcattgctcattcgatcctccgcgtgaTGGAATTGCATGTcgaaaccgttggaattatatgaacaaaatactgggtaaatggattggcgcttatgatgccGCTAAGCGTCAACaaggaagcggttggtcggataatgatgttttggcaaaagcgcaggaattattcgcatgtgggaagaatgttcaatttactttgatggaagaatggatCGCTCTCC ttattcttgaagcagttgcatctcatgatctatggatctggcat ggaaaggctccAACTGTGAGTTTCattgtgaatcaacgtccctataatatggcatactatctagctgatggtatctaccattcttatccaactttcgtcaaatcgatcagacttcctcaaagtgaaccggataagttgtttgcacaagttcaggagagatgtcggaaggacatcgaacgtgcatttggagttcttcaagctcgttttaaaatcatccgtgaaccagctcgtttgtgggacatagctgatttgggtatcattatgaggtcatgcatcatattacataatatgattgttgaggatgaacgagatacatttgctcaacgttggactgattttgagcaatctggggaaggtggatctagtacactgcaaccatactcgaccgaggtgttacccgcttttgcaaatcatgtgcgtgctagatccgagttgcgtgattcgaacgttcatcacgaactgcaagcagatctagtgaagcacatatggacaaagtttgcaaatgcttcgtga
- the LOC130729484 gene encoding squamosa promoter-binding-like protein 7 has protein sequence MDFGGNMFCLNGNSNGFAWGDNSWETATTCNNSSRLFHNTGESSTVNLHQADGGLRQQQFPYGGDGSHSHVYADPHLTCLKLGKRQYFEDASGGGGDKRGRGCNGGGGVKAAARCQVEGCHVALVNAKEYHRRHKVCEIHSKAPKVVVMGMEQRFCQQCSRFHVVSEFDDSKRSCRRRLAGHNERRRKSSHDSVARNSPQGECALSLLSTKRDSWLSPADLPTRCSAALRELIAENRAASMARQFVSDRDWNLHHHAVEDFREIQPESNYFPHQMFPQTQ, from the exons ATGGACTTTGGAGGGAACATGTTCTGTCTTAACGGTAACAGTAACGGTTTTGCTTGGGGGGACAATTCATGGGAAACCGCCACTACTTGCAACAACAGTTCAAGGCTATTCCACAACACTGGGGAGAGCTCCACCGTTAACCTCCATCAAGCTGACGGTGGTTTACGGCAGCAGCAGTTTCCCTACGGCGGAGATGGGTCCCACTCCCATGTGTACGCGGACCCGCATCTCACTTGCTTGAAGCTTGGGAAGAGGCAATACTTTGAGGATgcgagtggtggtggtggagataaGAGGGGCAGAGGGTGcaacggtggtggtggggtgAAGGCGGCGGCGAGGTGTCAGGTGGAGGGGTGCCACGTGGCGCTGGTGAACGCGAAGGAGTACCACAGGAGGCACAAGGTTTGTGAGATACATTCCAAGGCACCAAAAGTTGTGGTGATGGGGATGGAGCAGAGGTTCTGTCAGCAGTGTAGCAG GTTTCACGTGGTGTCAGAATTTGATGATTCAAAGAGGAGTTGTAGGAGGAGACTGGCAGGTCACAATGAGCGAAGAAGAAAGAGCTCACATGATTCTGTTGCAAGGAATTCTCCACAAG GAGAATGTGCTCTCTCTCTTCTGTCAACTAAGAGAGATTCTTGGCTTTCCCCTGCTGATCTCCCCACAAGATGCAGTGCTGCATTACGTGAATTGATCGCTGAAAACCGGGCAGCCAGCATGGCTAGGCAGTTTGTTTCAGACAGGGACTGGAATCTGCACCATCATGCAGTGGAAGACTTCAGGGAAATCCAACCTGAGTCCAATTATTTCCCACACCAGATGTTTCCTCAAACACAGTAA